The following coding sequences lie in one Methanolacinia paynteri genomic window:
- a CDS encoding respiratory chain complex I subunit 1 family protein, with translation MIWFLLYVLLAVFIGLLYHGIHRKVIARIQTRPGPPIWQEFLHLLKFSFKQTWIPKTASQLMFVTIIVVVIAIWIGGLYVLLTGGSLLILFAIFLLHKITEHGLGLSSGSPYGKFGAIRSVISAASEIPLFATVGAIYLITGSLMISDITAYEAANGPLIIPAFPMAIAMYVIVLSKLPYNPFGIIEAKEIVSGNKTEHFGVWRAGLETGFSIKTFVLLATFVTIFIGALPLWLMLVAMLVLMLTMSFICALTPMLSPYDAVTIQALIIAFVVIYVVITGVIL, from the coding sequence TCTGCTATATGTGCTGCTCGCCGTTTTCATCGGCCTGCTCTATCACGGAATTCACCGGAAGGTCATCGCGAGGATACAGACGAGGCCGGGCCCGCCGATCTGGCAGGAGTTTCTGCACCTGCTGAAGTTCTCCTTCAAGCAGACCTGGATTCCGAAGACCGCATCGCAGCTGATGTTCGTCACTATAATCGTGGTCGTGATCGCGATCTGGATCGGCGGATTATATGTTCTGCTTACCGGCGGAAGCCTGCTGATACTCTTCGCGATATTCCTGTTGCACAAGATAACCGAGCACGGTCTCGGCCTCTCGTCCGGATCGCCCTACGGGAAGTTCGGTGCGATAAGGTCGGTCATATCCGCGGCATCCGAGATCCCGCTCTTTGCGACGGTTGGTGCGATATACCTGATCACCGGCTCGCTGATGATCTCGGACATCACCGCGTACGAGGCTGCGAACGGTCCGCTGATCATCCCGGCGTTCCCTATGGCGATCGCGATGTACGTGATCGTGCTCTCGAAGCTCCCCTACAATCCGTTCGGGATAATCGAGGCGAAGGAGATCGTGAGCGGGAACAAGACCGAGCACTTCGGCGTATGGAGGGCCGGGCTTGAGACGGGATTCTCGATAAAGACATTCGTTCTTCTCGCGACTTTCGTTACGATCTTCATCGGTGCTCTCCCGCTGTGGCTCATGCTGGTCGCGATGCTCGTCCTGATGCTGACGATGTCGTTCATCTGTGCCCTGACTCCGATGCTCTCTCCGTATGACGCTGTGACGATACAGGCATTAATAATCGCATTTGTCGTAATCTATGTAGTGATTACAGGGGTGATCCTATGA